One Insulibacter thermoxylanivorax genomic region harbors:
- a CDS encoding YezD family protein, which translates to MGKSVQIDDIWSKRVLDSIKGLEYGSVLIIVHDGRIVQIERTERRRFDTPQAGKRDAAE; encoded by the coding sequence ATGGGCAAATCGGTGCAGATCGACGACATCTGGTCCAAGCGGGTCTTGGACAGCATCAAGGGATTGGAATATGGCAGCGTGCTGATCATCGTGCATGACGGGAGGATCGTGCAGATCGAACGGACGGAGCGCAGGCGCTTTGATACGCCGCAAGCTGGGAAGCGGGACGCAGCGGAGTAA